From the Streptomyces nodosus genome, the window TGCCCGCCTCCGGCCTCTATCCGATCGCCGTCATGGCCATCGCGATCACGGCGTACGCGCTCGGCGCGCTGGCCCACGGCAGCGGCTTCCTCGCCGTGTATCTGGCGGCGATGATCCTCGGCAATGCGAAGCTGCCGCACTGGCCCGCCACGCGCGGCTTCGCCGAGGGGCTCGGCTGGATCGCCCAGATCGGCATGTTCGTCCTGCTCGGGCTGCTGGTGACCCCGCACGACCTGCTGGACGACATCCTGCCCGCCCTGGTCATCGGCCTGGTGCTGACCATGGTGGCGCGACCGCTGAGCGTGCTGGTGAGCCTGGCGCCGTTCCGGTTGCCGTGGCAGGAGCAGACGCTGATGTCCTGGGCCGGGCTGCGCGGTGCGGTGCCTATCATCCTGGCGACCATCCCGATGGTGAACGGCGTCGACGCCAGCCGCCGGATCTTCAACATCGTCTTCGTCCTGGTCGCCGTCTACACCCTGTTCCAGGGGCCGACGCTGCCCTGGCTGGCCCGTCTGCTGGGGCTGGGCAGGGGACCCGGAGCCTCCGACCTCGGCATCGAATCGGCGCCGCTGGAACGGCTGCGCGGGCATCTGCTGTCCGTCGCCATCCCCGGGGGCTCGCGGATGCACGGCGTCGAGATCAACGAGCTGCGGCTGCCGGCCGGCTCCGCGGTCACCCTGGTCGTCCGGGAAGGGACGTCCTTCGTACCGCTGCCGTCGACGGTCCTGCGGCGCGGTGACGAACTCCTGGTGGTGGCCACGGACGAGGTGCGCGACGCGGCGGAGAGACGTCTGCGGGCGGTGGGCCAGGGCGGCAAGCTGGCCGGCTGGCTGGGCATGACGGGGAACGGCGCGGCGGGGCGGTGACGGGCAGGGGTCCGGGTTCCGGGGATCCGGGTTCCGGGGATCCGGGTTCCGGGGATCCGGGTTCCGGGGTTCTGGGGCTGCGGGTTCCGGGGTTCTGGGGCAGGCCCCCCGGGCCCGGCTTCCGGGCCCGGTGGCCCGGCCCGGCCGGGCCACCGTGGTCACCACCGGGTGGGGCCGGTGGTGCCCCGGAGGTCCCCCGTGCGGCACCGTTTCACCGACGCCCCGTACCGCACCTCTGTACAATCGAGACGCACTGATCGAACCAACTCTGCCTGACGCAGAGCTGGCGCGACCGTATGGCGGCCGGAACGCCCCCCGCGACGGGAGCCGGTATCTACCGCAGTCCGCGCAAGAGGACAGCTCTCGGCGCCTGTGCCCACCCGGGGACCGCGCTACCAGGCGGCAGAAAGGCCGGGCCGTGGCATCCACGGTCACCTCGACGTCGTCCCGTCCGGGCTACGGGCAGCTGCTGCGCACCCGTGGCGCCTGGACATTCCTGCTCCCCGGCTTCGCGGCACGCCAGCCGTTCGCGATGCTCACCCTCTCCATCGTGCTGCTGGTGCAGCACACGACCGGATCGTACGGAGCCGCGGGCGCCGTCGCCGCGGTCACCGGCGTCTCCATGGCACTGTTCGCCCCCTACAGCGGCCGGCTCGCCGACCGTCACGGCCAGCGGGCGGTCCTGCTCCCCGGCGTCCTGGTGCATGCCCTCGCGGGCGTGTCCCTGACCGCTCTGGCGCTGG encodes:
- a CDS encoding potassium/proton antiporter, with the translated sequence MRARIEAFASRRPGSARRERPLTVHHLNQLLLVCSLVLLIAVAAVRISSRSGLPSLLIYLGIGIAMGQDGIGGVRFGDAELTQVIGYAALVVILAEGGLGTQWKQIKPVLPAATSMALFGVAVSVGVTAAGAHYLSGLDWRQALIVGAVVSSTDAAAVFSVLRKIPLPARVTGVLEAESGFNDAPVVILVVAFSTAGPVEHWYTLLLEIVAELAIGAAIGLAVGWLGAWGLRRVALPASGLYPIAVMAIAITAYALGALAHGSGFLAVYLAAMILGNAKLPHWPATRGFAEGLGWIAQIGMFVLLGLLVTPHDLLDDILPALVIGLVLTMVARPLSVLVSLAPFRLPWQEQTLMSWAGLRGAVPIILATIPMVNGVDASRRIFNIVFVLVAVYTLFQGPTLPWLARLLGLGRGPGASDLGIESAPLERLRGHLLSVAIPGGSRMHGVEINELRLPAGSAVTLVVREGTSFVPLPSTVLRRGDELLVVATDEVRDAAERRLRAVGQGGKLAGWLGMTGNGAAGR